A single region of the Phycisphaerae bacterium RAS1 genome encodes:
- a CDS encoding Undecaprenyl-phosphate mannosyltransferase gives MYREKSVCIVIPAYNEEVLIVRTVTTIPHFVDHVVVVDDCSKDRTPDVVRELAAKDPRVHLIRHEVNRGVGGAIATGYTWCRENDVDIAVVMAGDGQMDPLDLPALLDPVVEDRADYSKGNRLVTGEAWKKIPRVRYLGNSALTFLTKIASGYWHVTDSQTGYTALSKKALRLLPLEEIFPRYGMPNDFLVTLNIYNMRVADVPVNPIYNIGEKSGIKPIRFIPRLALLILRLFVKRMVQKYIIRDFHPLVLFYLFGLFSLLLDVPLFILFIWRWIAHGNVPEITALAIAFVTLLGFQSILFAMLFDMEANRDLKGKG, from the coding sequence ATGTATCGCGAAAAATCCGTCTGCATCGTGATTCCGGCGTACAACGAGGAAGTCCTGATCGTCCGCACGGTCACGACGATTCCGCACTTCGTGGATCACGTCGTCGTGGTGGATGACTGCTCGAAAGACCGCACGCCGGACGTCGTGCGCGAGCTGGCCGCCAAGGACCCGCGCGTGCACCTCATCCGTCATGAAGTGAACCGCGGCGTCGGCGGGGCGATCGCGACGGGGTACACCTGGTGCCGCGAAAACGACGTCGACATCGCCGTCGTGATGGCCGGCGACGGACAGATGGATCCGCTCGACCTGCCGGCGCTGCTGGATCCCGTGGTGGAAGACCGGGCCGACTATTCAAAGGGCAATCGGCTGGTGACCGGCGAGGCGTGGAAAAAGATCCCGCGCGTCCGTTACCTGGGGAACTCAGCCCTCACGTTTCTCACCAAGATCGCCAGCGGCTACTGGCACGTGACCGACTCGCAAACCGGCTACACGGCGCTCAGCAAGAAGGCGCTTAGGCTGCTGCCGCTGGAGGAAATCTTCCCGCGCTACGGCATGCCCAACGACTTTCTGGTCACGCTCAACATCTACAACATGCGCGTCGCCGACGTGCCGGTAAACCCGATCTACAACATCGGCGAGAAGAGCGGCATCAAGCCGATCCGCTTCATTCCGCGGCTGGCGCTTCTGATTCTGCGGCTGTTCGTGAAGCGGATGGTGCAAAAGTACATCATCCGGGATTTTCACCCGCTGGTGCTCTTCTACCTGTTCGGGCTGTTCTCGCTGTTGCTGGACGTTCCGCTTTTCATCCTCTTCATCTGGCGCTGGATTGCGCACGGGAACGTGCCGGAAATCACAGCGCTCGCCATCGCCTTCGTCACCCTGCTGGGATTTCAATCGATCCTGTTCGCGATGCTCTTCGACATGGAGGCGAATCGGGATTTGAAGGGGAAGGGATAG
- the celC gene encoding Endoglucanase C has translation MLSTSLSTWRALLLGTALLLLAGCPGGPAGDGGTDNGDGNNTNDNANVNANDNNNANDNNANDNNSNDNGGGNGGSEKFQRWQTPSFFRGFDTNYFNYGSGTKSLDDFLAMKATGANLAQIQSNEGTVDWAAPYAANQAGVAALDDMVAWCGQAELYYVIAVREGPGRQSVDIDADDTIWTSSDEQQRYAQMLADIVERYRADPYFAAINVMVEPNPLRTEIWNTIQTPEQLGTALAGAGIDVNAMMTLFISRIREVDATLPIIVQGVVWSNPQWWSLVAKQNDAYIVYDFHTYEPFAFTHADCAAPDCPGVSYPGEFYGQTYDRTFLEDIVFAELIAFQQTHQVPILMGEFGLQFPQSGGVQFLSDHVDIALDHGWHFALWNYRSDTQDAGLIEFDCEKFPAEYWAEVLGWF, from the coding sequence ATGCTCTCGACGAGCCTCTCGACATGGCGCGCCCTCCTGCTCGGGACGGCGCTGCTCCTGCTTGCCGGCTGCCCAGGCGGCCCGGCGGGCGACGGCGGAACCGACAACGGCGACGGGAACAACACAAACGACAATGCGAACGTTAACGCCAACGACAACAACAACGCCAACGACAACAACGCCAACGACAACAACAGCAACGACAACGGCGGCGGAAATGGCGGCTCGGAGAAGTTCCAACGCTGGCAAACGCCCAGCTTCTTCCGAGGTTTCGACACCAACTACTTCAACTACGGCAGCGGCACCAAGAGCCTCGACGATTTCCTGGCCATGAAGGCGACCGGCGCCAACCTGGCCCAGATTCAGTCCAACGAGGGCACGGTCGATTGGGCGGCGCCCTACGCGGCCAACCAGGCCGGCGTCGCCGCGCTCGATGACATGGTCGCCTGGTGCGGGCAGGCCGAGCTCTACTACGTGATTGCGGTGCGAGAGGGGCCCGGGCGGCAGTCCGTGGACATCGACGCCGACGACACGATCTGGACCAGCAGCGACGAGCAGCAGCGCTACGCCCAGATGCTGGCCGACATCGTCGAGCGTTACCGCGCCGACCCTTATTTCGCCGCGATCAACGTGATGGTCGAGCCCAACCCGCTGCGGACCGAGATCTGGAACACGATTCAGACGCCGGAGCAACTCGGGACGGCGCTGGCGGGCGCGGGGATCGACGTGAACGCGATGATGACGCTCTTCATCAGCCGCATCCGCGAGGTCGACGCCACGCTGCCGATCATCGTGCAGGGCGTGGTCTGGTCCAACCCGCAGTGGTGGTCGCTGGTCGCCAAACAGAACGACGCCTACATCGTCTACGATTTCCACACCTACGAACCCTTCGCCTTCACCCACGCCGACTGCGCCGCGCCGGACTGCCCCGGGGTGAGCTACCCGGGCGAGTTCTACGGCCAGACGTACGACCGGACGTTCCTCGAAGACATCGTGTTCGCCGAGTTAATCGCTTTTCAGCAGACGCACCAGGTCCCGATCCTCATGGGCGAATTCGGCCTGCAATTCCCACAATCCGGCGGCGTTCAGTTCCTCTCGGACCACGTGGACATCGCGCTTGACCACGGCTGGCACTTCGCGCTATGGAACTACCGTTCCGACACGCAGGACGCGGGGCTGATCGAGTTCGATTGCGAGAAGTTTCCGGCGGAGTATTGGGCGGAGGTGCTGGGGTGGTTCTGA
- a CDS encoding Pregnancy-associated plasma protein-A, with translation MSLRRLLLSAGSIAVFSGFALAAPPYLGDVVDLDEWTDDVGPSPFIIDDTVWTDQKEFIESGARCHTADVGDDEQQLIEQELAAWQHKHGDEEGTRAIITVSVWVHVINRGSGISNGDVPQSWIDSQIAVLNNSYSGATGGYNTNFRFTLAGVTRTTNSSWFTMSDGSSAEAAAKAALRHGDARTLNLYTAAPGGGILGWATFPWWYSGNPTDDGVVVLYSSLPGGSAAPYNLGDTATHEVGHWLGLYHTFQGGCNASAGDYVSDTPAERSPAFGCPVGRDSCRGQSGQDPIRNFMDYTDDSCMYQLTAGQSTRAESLSRSYRGF, from the coding sequence ATGTCTCTGCGCCGACTCCTGTTGTCCGCCGGCTCAATCGCTGTCTTTTCGGGATTCGCCCTGGCCGCGCCGCCGTACCTCGGCGACGTCGTCGATCTGGACGAATGGACCGACGACGTCGGACCCTCGCCGTTCATCATCGACGACACGGTCTGGACGGACCAGAAGGAATTCATCGAGTCCGGCGCCCGCTGCCACACGGCCGACGTGGGCGACGATGAACAGCAGTTGATCGAGCAGGAGCTGGCCGCCTGGCAGCACAAGCACGGCGACGAGGAGGGCACGCGGGCGATCATCACCGTCAGCGTCTGGGTGCACGTGATCAACCGCGGCAGCGGCATCTCCAACGGCGACGTGCCGCAGTCGTGGATCGACTCGCAGATCGCCGTGTTGAACAACTCCTACAGCGGCGCGACCGGCGGATACAACACGAACTTCCGCTTCACGCTCGCCGGCGTGACGCGCACCACCAACTCCAGTTGGTTCACGATGAGCGACGGCTCATCGGCCGAGGCCGCCGCCAAGGCCGCCTTGCGCCACGGCGATGCGCGAACGCTGAACCTCTATACCGCTGCACCCGGCGGGGGGATTCTCGGCTGGGCCACGTTCCCCTGGTGGTACAGCGGGAATCCGACCGACGACGGCGTGGTCGTGCTCTATTCGTCGCTGCCCGGCGGCTCGGCGGCGCCTTACAACCTGGGCGACACCGCCACGCACGAGGTCGGACACTGGCTCGGGCTGTATCACACGTTCCAGGGCGGCTGCAACGCGAGCGCCGGCGATTACGTGAGCGATACCCCCGCGGAGCGCAGCCCGGCGTTTGGCTGCCCGGTCGGGCGCGATTCCTGCCGGGGACAATCGGGGCAGGACCCGATCCGCAACTTCATGGACTACACGGATGACTCGTGCATGTATCAGCTCACGGCCGGGCAATCGACCCGGGCCGAAAGCCTGAGCCGGTCGTACCGCGGGTTCTAG
- the aldA gene encoding Lactaldehyde dehydrogenase — MLDILKSLGLSNDNPGGFDGQWLGSGKVTEVTTPIDGSKIATVRNVTADEFHRIVDRAHEAFLKWRTVPAPKRGEVVRQLGNKLREHKKALGGLVTLEMGKIAVEGEGEVQEMIDICDFACGLSRQLYGLTMHSERPKHRMYEQWHPLGVVGVISAFNFPVAVWSWNAALAAVCGDSTLWKPSHSTPLCAIATTRLAQQVCEANGVDPAIFSLAFGPVADVGEPMLADKRVPLVSATGSCRMGYRVGEVVSKRLGRTILELGGNNAIIVSKHANLDLALRSIVFGAIGTAGQRCTSTRRVIVHNSHRDHLIQRLIAAYKTVRIGDPRKPDTLMGPVVNTQAVTDVQNAIKRVKEEGGQILYGGEPLTGPEFPGGHYIRPCLAAAKNEFKIVQDETFGPILYIIGYDDFEGAMRMHNGVPQGLSSCIFTENLLEAEEFLAATGSDCGIANVNIGTSGAEIGGAFGGEKETGGGRESGSDVWKQYMRRQTNTINFGTELTLAQGIRFGD; from the coding sequence ATGCTCGATATTCTCAAATCCCTCGGCCTTTCGAACGACAATCCCGGCGGCTTCGACGGCCAATGGCTCGGCAGCGGCAAGGTCACCGAAGTCACGACACCCATCGACGGCTCGAAGATCGCCACCGTCCGCAACGTCACCGCCGACGAGTTTCATCGCATCGTCGACCGCGCTCACGAGGCGTTTCTGAAATGGCGGACCGTCCCCGCGCCCAAGCGCGGCGAAGTCGTCCGCCAGCTCGGCAACAAGCTGCGCGAGCACAAGAAGGCGCTGGGCGGGCTGGTCACGCTCGAAATGGGAAAGATCGCCGTTGAGGGCGAAGGCGAAGTCCAGGAGATGATCGACATCTGCGATTTCGCCTGCGGCCTGTCGCGCCAGCTTTACGGCCTCACCATGCACTCGGAGCGGCCCAAGCACCGCATGTACGAGCAGTGGCACCCGCTCGGCGTCGTCGGCGTAATCTCCGCATTCAACTTCCCGGTCGCCGTCTGGTCGTGGAACGCCGCGCTGGCCGCCGTCTGCGGCGACAGCACGCTGTGGAAGCCGTCGCACAGCACGCCGCTGTGCGCGATCGCCACCACGCGCCTGGCGCAGCAGGTGTGCGAGGCCAACGGCGTTGATCCGGCGATCTTCTCGCTGGCATTCGGACCGGTGGCGGACGTGGGCGAACCGATGCTGGCCGACAAGCGCGTGCCGTTGGTTTCGGCGACCGGAAGCTGCCGGATGGGCTATCGCGTCGGCGAAGTGGTGAGCAAGCGCCTGGGCCGCACGATTCTCGAGCTCGGCGGCAACAACGCGATCATCGTGTCAAAGCACGCGAACCTCGACCTCGCGCTCCGCTCGATCGTCTTCGGCGCCATCGGCACCGCCGGCCAGCGCTGCACCAGCACCCGCCGTGTCATCGTCCACAACTCGCATCGCGACCATCTCATTCAGCGGCTCATCGCCGCCTACAAAACCGTTCGCATCGGCGACCCGCGCAAGCCCGACACGCTCATGGGCCCCGTCGTCAACACGCAGGCCGTCACCGACGTGCAGAACGCCATCAAGCGCGTGAAAGAAGAAGGCGGCCAGATTCTCTACGGCGGCGAACCCCTCACCGGCCCCGAATTCCCCGGCGGCCACTACATCCGCCCCTGCCTCGCCGCCGCGAAGAATGAGTTCAAGATCGTGCAGGACGAGACCTTCGGCCCGATCCTCTACATCATCGGCTACGACGATTTCGAGGGCGCAATGCGCATGCACAACGGTGTGCCGCAGGGCCTCTCCTCCTGCATTTTCACCGAAAACCTGCTGGAAGCCGAAGAGTTCCTGGCCGCGACGGGCAGCGACTGCGGCATCGCCAACGTCAACATCGGCACCAGCGGGGCCGAAATCGGCGGCGCCTTCGGCGGCGAAAAAGAAACCGGCGGCGGGCGCGAGAGCGGATCGGACGTCTGGAAGCAATACATGCGGCGGCAGACGAACACGATCAACTTCGGAACGGAGCTGACGCTGGCGCAGGGGATCAGGTTCGGCGATTGA